One region of uncultured Desulfovibrio sp. genomic DNA includes:
- a CDS encoding pyridoxal phosphate-dependent aminotransferase, with amino-acid sequence MQISDRLSSIKPSLTLSVNSRALELKAQGISVISLAVGEPDFPTPKHVCEAAKAAIDDNFCRYTAVPGIPELRKAAGAYFERNYGVPVPMESIVIGAGGKHCLYNFMQAMLNPGDEVLVPAPYWLSYPDMVMLTGATPVPVLAGPEQGFKVTPAMLEAHTTDKTKLLILNSPSNPTGAVYTEAEFTAIMDWAIERGLFVLSDEIYDQLVFAPAKMTSAISWFAKYPEQVAVLNGLSKSYAMTGWRVGFLAAHPTLIKKISAMQGHSTSNICSIAQKAGLAALTGSMECVDKMREAFVRRRDFAMKIIEGWPFAICPKPDGAFYLFLDVSKCYGGSVNNSTDLCTLLLDKAHVAVVPGAAFGDDKCIRFSYAVGDEVLKGALESIGKVLAQLAAEPK; translated from the coding sequence ATGCAGATTTCAGACCGTCTGAGCAGTATCAAACCTTCTCTGACACTCAGTGTCAACAGCCGCGCCCTCGAGCTTAAGGCTCAGGGCATTTCCGTAATCAGCCTTGCCGTGGGCGAGCCGGACTTTCCCACGCCCAAACACGTTTGCGAGGCTGCCAAAGCGGCTATTGACGACAATTTTTGCCGCTACACAGCCGTGCCGGGCATTCCCGAACTCCGCAAGGCCGCGGGTGCGTATTTTGAAAGAAACTACGGCGTCCCGGTGCCGATGGAATCCATTGTTATCGGCGCGGGCGGCAAGCACTGCCTCTATAATTTCATGCAGGCCATGCTCAACCCCGGCGACGAGGTGCTTGTGCCTGCCCCGTACTGGCTCAGCTACCCCGATATGGTCATGCTGACCGGCGCAACCCCCGTGCCTGTGCTCGCCGGGCCGGAGCAGGGCTTCAAGGTGACGCCCGCCATGCTCGAGGCGCACACCACGGATAAAACCAAGCTGCTCATTCTGAACTCGCCCAGCAACCCCACTGGCGCGGTCTACACCGAGGCCGAGTTTACGGCCATTATGGATTGGGCCATTGAGCGCGGGCTGTTTGTGCTTTCTGATGAAATTTACGACCAGCTTGTGTTCGCCCCTGCCAAAATGACCAGCGCCATCAGCTGGTTTGCCAAGTATCCCGAGCAGGTGGCCGTGCTCAACGGCCTCTCGAAGAGCTATGCCATGACAGGCTGGCGCGTGGGCTTTTTGGCTGCGCACCCGACCCTGATCAAAAAGATATCGGCCATGCAGGGTCACAGCACCTCGAATATCTGCTCCATCGCGCAGAAGGCGGGCCTTGCGGCCCTGACCGGCAGCATGGAGTGCGTGGACAAAATGCGCGAGGCCTTTGTGCGGCGGCGCGATTTTGCCATGAAGATCATTGAGGGCTGGCCCTTTGCCATCTGCCCCAAGCCCGATGGCGCGTTCTACCTCTTTTTGGACGTTTCCAAGTGCTATGGCGGCAGCGTGAACAACTCCACCGACCTTTGCACCCTGCTGCTCGACAAGGCCCACGTGGCCGTGGTGCCGGGCGCGGCCTTTGGCGACGACAAGTGCATCCGCTTCTCGTACGCTGTGGGAGACGAAGTACTCAAGGGCGCGCTGGAAAGCATCGGCAAGGTGCTTGCGCAACTGGCTGCGGAGCCTAAATAG
- the sfsA gene encoding DNA/RNA nuclease SfsA, with protein sequence MSSEPKNAAHTAAADTSQPSCGGLPDSASTAPLLPLPPHCIVAAFVARRKRFSVLLQHQGADLWVHSNNSGSMLGLCLPGAPVLASPASNPERKLKYTQECVWLARRAVPELVENAHESGAHESGTHSPASGFWVGVNTSTPNRMLEAAFHARRLPFAQGYTTIVREAKRGQSRLDGLLTAPDLPPLWVECKNVTMVEDNAACFPDAASERGQKHLRELMDIVACGERAAMFYLVQRPDGECFAPADFIDPAYAALFYEALSAGVEMYPFRALVSPAGIDLGPMLPVRPQRL encoded by the coding sequence ATGAGCTCTGAACCCAAAAATGCAGCACATACAGCCGCTGCCGATACCTCCCAGCCCTCCTGCGGAGGATTGCCGGACTCTGCCAGCACTGCCCCGCTGCTGCCCTTGCCGCCCCACTGCATTGTGGCCGCCTTTGTGGCACGCCGCAAACGTTTCAGCGTGCTGTTGCAGCACCAGGGCGCAGACCTGTGGGTGCACAGCAACAATTCCGGCAGCATGCTGGGTCTGTGCCTGCCGGGTGCGCCGGTGCTGGCATCCCCGGCAAGCAATCCTGAGCGCAAGCTCAAATACACGCAGGAATGCGTGTGGCTGGCACGCAGGGCCGTACCTGAACTGGTTGAGAACGCCCACGAATCTGGAGCACATGAATCAGGCACACACTCCCCTGCCAGCGGCTTCTGGGTGGGCGTAAACACAAGCACCCCCAATCGCATGCTTGAGGCGGCCTTTCATGCGCGCCGCCTGCCCTTTGCCCAAGGCTACACCACCATTGTGCGCGAGGCCAAACGCGGGCAAAGCAGACTGGACGGCCTGCTCACGGCCCCCGATCTGCCGCCCCTGTGGGTGGAGTGCAAAAACGTCACGATGGTGGAAGACAACGCCGCTTGCTTCCCCGATGCCGCCAGTGAACGCGGGCAAAAGCATCTGCGCGAACTTATGGACATTGTGGCCTGCGGCGAACGCGCAGCCATGTTCTATCTGGTGCAACGTCCGGATGGAGAATGCTTTGCTCCGGCAGATTTCATTGATCCAGCCTATGCCGCCCTGTTTTACGAAGCGCTCTCCGCAGGGGTGGAGATGTATCCCTTCCGCGCCTTGGTCAGCCCTGCGGGCATAGACCTTGGCCCCATGCTGCCCGTGCGCCCGCAGCGTCTGTAA
- a CDS encoding methylated-DNA--[protein]-cysteine S-methyltransferase gives MNSKQKTEPPHAAHALTREVPLIGTVRIVERGGSVIRLDLGPTAPFEALKNTKEQETPLLKEAFKQLDEYLTGKRRDFDLPLAPEGTDFQRGVWDALQTIPYGQTRSYRQVAEAANCPKGYRAVGLANNRNPIAIFIPCHRVIGADGKMVGYGGGLPIKEALLRLEGYL, from the coding sequence ATGAACAGCAAACAAAAAACTGAACCTCCCCATGCAGCGCATGCGCTGACGCGTGAAGTGCCGCTCATCGGCACCGTGCGTATTGTGGAGCGCGGAGGGAGCGTAATTCGGCTCGATCTTGGCCCCACGGCCCCCTTTGAAGCATTGAAAAATACCAAGGAACAGGAAACGCCACTGCTGAAGGAAGCCTTCAAGCAGCTTGATGAATATCTGACCGGGAAGCGCCGCGATTTTGATTTGCCCCTTGCCCCGGAGGGCACGGACTTTCAGCGCGGCGTGTGGGATGCCCTGCAAACGATACCTTACGGGCAGACCCGCAGCTACAGGCAGGTAGCCGAAGCCGCCAATTGCCCCAAGGGATACCGGGCGGTAGGCCTTGCCAACAATCGCAACCCCATTGCCATATTCATTCCCTGCCACCGTGTTATCGGCGCGGACGGCAAAATGGTTGGCTACGGCGGCGGATTGCCGATCAAGGAAGCTCTGTTGCGTCTGGAGGGCTACCTGTAG
- a CDS encoding MFS transporter, with translation MDKKKILLVSLGHLSCDINGGALPAILPFLRSAFDLSYQATGGLMFAYSCLSSMIQPLFGLLSDRFSKPWFIPVGVLLAGCGLAAIGWMPGYWGIFAAIGLSGIGAALFHPEGARFANAVSGQNKGTGMSLFSIGGNGGFVLGPLLATACLGAFGLTGTTVFAILAVITASILVWSIARMGATKKVGAAAGGKTGPALGAEGETPGENNWREFSKLTVSIVTRSITFVGFNTFIPLYWVSAFGQSTATGAVALTFFSVCGVISNFFGGMLSDRFGYRAVIRAVFALLPPVVAAFSLSNNLYAAWALLPLLGFVLYAPFSAQVVLGQQYLAKNIGFASGITLGLATSLGGVVAPLLGWIADNYGMPATFQSLAALSIVGAIFAYSLKPVTVKKEKKA, from the coding sequence ATGGACAAAAAGAAAATACTCCTCGTGTCGTTAGGGCATTTGTCGTGCGATATTAACGGCGGAGCCTTGCCCGCCATACTGCCGTTTTTGCGGTCGGCTTTTGATTTGAGCTATCAGGCCACGGGCGGGCTGATGTTTGCATACTCCTGCCTGTCGTCCATGATCCAGCCGCTGTTTGGCCTGCTTTCAGACAGGTTTTCCAAACCCTGGTTCATCCCCGTGGGCGTACTGCTGGCAGGTTGCGGCCTCGCGGCCATTGGCTGGATGCCCGGCTACTGGGGGATTTTTGCGGCTATCGGCCTGAGCGGCATTGGCGCGGCCCTGTTCCACCCGGAAGGGGCGCGTTTTGCCAATGCGGTGTCGGGGCAGAACAAGGGCACGGGCATGAGCCTGTTTTCCATTGGCGGCAATGGAGGCTTTGTGCTGGGGCCGCTGCTGGCAACCGCCTGCCTTGGGGCCTTTGGCCTGACGGGAACAACGGTTTTCGCCATACTGGCCGTGATAACGGCAAGCATTCTGGTGTGGTCCATCGCCCGCATGGGCGCTACCAAAAAAGTGGGCGCAGCGGCAGGCGGCAAAACCGGGCCAGCACTCGGGGCGGAGGGGGAAACCCCCGGCGAGAACAACTGGCGCGAATTTTCTAAGCTGACGGTCTCCATCGTTACCCGTTCCATCACATTTGTGGGCTTTAACACCTTTATTCCGCTCTACTGGGTCAGCGCTTTCGGGCAGTCCACGGCAACGGGCGCAGTGGCCCTGACTTTTTTCAGCGTATGCGGTGTTATCAGCAACTTTTTCGGCGGGATGCTTTCTGACAGATTTGGCTACCGCGCCGTCATCCGTGCGGTATTCGCCCTGTTGCCGCCTGTGGTGGCGGCATTCAGCCTGAGCAACAACCTGTACGCGGCATGGGCCTTGCTGCCGCTGCTGGGATTTGTGCTGTACGCGCCCTTCAGCGCGCAGGTTGTGCTGGGCCAGCAGTATCTTGCCAAGAACATCGGCTTTGCCTCGGGCATTACCCTTGGCCTGGCAACCAGCCTTGGCGGCGTGGTGGCCCCGCTGCTCGGCTGGATTGCAGACAACTATGGCATGCCAGCCACCTTTCAGTCGCTGGCGGCGCTTTCCATTGTGGGCGCGATTTTTGCCTATTCCCTCAAACCCGTAACCGTGAAGAAGGAAAAGAAGGCATGA
- a CDS encoding GNAT family N-acetyltransferase — translation MKTTLFPTHAGHAAPRPAVTTVRAASTKDYSTCADIWLAASLAGHDFVSAAFWRGQRAVMAEHYLPSSQVLLLTADGEPAAFAATLPDDNSTYLAGLFVLPRWWGKGLGRQLLELVQEQVLAELPDQKHACLRCTVYEKNRRALAFYTHMGFAPAGRSICPHTNEPQTDMLWTAVHTVHDKAAAICRS, via the coding sequence ATGAAAACGACACTTTTCCCCACACACGCGGGGCATGCCGCACCTCGCCCGGCTGTAACAACAGTCAGGGCCGCATCTACCAAGGATTACTCGACCTGCGCCGATATCTGGCTGGCGGCCTCTCTGGCAGGGCATGACTTTGTGTCTGCCGCGTTCTGGCGCGGACAACGGGCGGTTATGGCGGAGCACTACCTACCTTCATCTCAGGTTTTATTGCTTACCGCCGATGGAGAGCCCGCCGCGTTTGCCGCAACCCTGCCGGATGACAACAGCACGTATCTGGCGGGATTGTTCGTGCTGCCCCGCTGGTGGGGCAAGGGCCTTGGGCGGCAACTGCTGGAACTGGTGCAGGAACAGGTGCTGGCTGAACTTCCCGATCAAAAGCACGCCTGCCTCCGCTGTACCGTGTATGAAAAAAACCGCCGCGCCCTGGCGTTCTATACCCATATGGGATTTGCCCCCGCCGGACGCAGTATCTGCCCGCATACCAACGAACCGCAGACGGATATGCTCTGGACTGCGGTGCACACTGTTCACGACAAAGCGGCTGCAATCTGCCGTTCCTAG
- a CDS encoding asparaginase, giving the protein MSNHSSSSASSSATSLPKVALIATGGTIAGVAPTPLEQISYQAGVLTVDSMLETLPGIEGVARITSVQCGNLPSENITPEHWAMLGEQCAKALDDPEICGVVLTHGTDTLEESAFYLHLTLASPKPVVLTGSMRPSTSLSADGPINIRDAVAVAACPQAQARGALLVMNSRVLSARTAVKVATLDVEAFRALESGCLGRVINGEPQFYYGGEEDPALAGTFAELAGRKKLPRVDVIYGCAGMPVDLVRYSMEHSAGIVLAGMGNGSMPDAVRHELRQAIAGGIPVIRCSRTGSGPVTPLDEYEGFVPGGMLSPAKARVLLMLALEQQKDADPAQRMLSVREVFALGAKL; this is encoded by the coding sequence ATGAGCAACCATTCTTCGTCATCAGCCAGTTCCAGCGCAACCTCCCTGCCCAAGGTGGCCCTTATTGCCACGGGCGGCACCATTGCGGGCGTTGCCCCCACGCCGCTTGAGCAGATCAGCTATCAGGCGGGGGTGCTCACCGTTGACAGCATGCTCGAAACCCTGCCCGGCATTGAGGGCGTGGCCCGCATCACCAGCGTGCAGTGCGGTAACCTGCCCAGCGAAAACATCACCCCCGAACACTGGGCCATGCTGGGCGAGCAGTGCGCCAAGGCTCTGGACGACCCAGAAATCTGCGGCGTAGTGCTGACCCACGGCACAGACACGCTGGAAGAATCGGCCTTCTATCTGCACCTCACCCTTGCCAGCCCCAAGCCCGTTGTGCTGACCGGCTCCATGCGCCCCTCCACCTCGCTGAGCGCGGACGGCCCCATCAACATACGCGATGCCGTGGCCGTGGCGGCCTGCCCCCAGGCGCAGGCGCGCGGCGCGCTGCTGGTCATGAACAGCCGGGTGCTCTCGGCCCGCACGGCTGTAAAAGTCGCCACGCTTGATGTGGAAGCCTTCCGCGCGCTGGAATCGGGCTGCCTTGGCCGTGTTATCAACGGCGAACCCCAGTTTTACTACGGCGGGGAGGAAGATCCCGCTCTGGCCGGAACCTTTGCCGAACTTGCAGGCCGTAAAAAGCTGCCGCGCGTGGATGTGATCTACGGTTGCGCGGGCATGCCTGTTGATCTTGTGCGCTATTCCATGGAGCACAGCGCGGGCATAGTGCTGGCTGGCATGGGCAACGGCTCCATGCCCGATGCCGTGCGCCATGAGCTGCGGCAGGCCATTGCCGGGGGCATCCCCGTTATCCGGTGCAGCCGTACCGGTTCCGGCCCTGTAACGCCCCTTGATGAATACGAGGGCTTTGTGCCCGGCGGCATGCTTTCGCCCGCTAAGGCCCGCGTGCTGCTCATGCTGGCGCTGGAACAGCAAAAGGACGCCGATCCGGCACAGCGCATGCTTTCGGTGCGCGAAGTGTTTGCCCTTGGGGCCAAACTGTAG
- a CDS encoding phenylacetate--CoA ligase family protein: protein MSYRFIPQLTDEDIRQKQLEGLRYTVRQAWNSPQYRAKLEACGLKPDDITSLDDLRRLPTCDVEDLREGYPLPLLCVPPRDVARIHASSGTTGKRKILAYTQRDIDTFSLQIARCFELAGFTPEDRMQLAVGYGLWTAGAGFQAGSERLGMLTVPVGPGNLEMHLQLLQDLGATGFTATASMALLLAEEVERADLRGKIKLKRMVCGSETRSEKMRLAIESKLGLEGCYDIGGMTEMYGPGTAIDCDAHEGLHYWADLFIIEVLDPATMQPVAEGEVGEMVVTSLCKEAVPLLRYRTHDLSRLLPGQCSCGLAMPRHDRILGRSDDMIIYRGVNIYPGQLMEVIGQFAELGGEYQVELTRDDRSLDHLALIVERGQGQTEGNDAALAHELETRLHKAIMARVSVNVADYASLPRTFSKSKRVVDKR, encoded by the coding sequence ATGTCGTACCGCTTTATTCCCCAGCTCACCGATGAGGATATCCGCCAGAAACAGCTTGAAGGTCTGCGCTACACCGTGCGTCAGGCCTGGAATTCGCCCCAGTACAGGGCAAAGCTGGAAGCCTGCGGCCTGAAGCCGGACGACATTACAAGCCTGGACGACCTGCGCCGTCTGCCCACCTGCGACGTGGAAGACCTGCGCGAGGGCTATCCCCTGCCGCTCCTGTGCGTGCCGCCGCGTGACGTGGCGCGCATCCATGCCTCCAGCGGCACCACTGGCAAACGCAAAATTCTGGCCTACACCCAGCGCGATATTGATACGTTCAGCCTCCAGATTGCCCGCTGCTTTGAACTGGCGGGCTTCACCCCCGAAGACCGCATGCAGCTTGCCGTGGGCTACGGACTGTGGACGGCGGGCGCGGGCTTTCAGGCGGGCAGCGAACGCCTTGGCATGCTCACCGTGCCGGTGGGGCCGGGCAATCTTGAAATGCACTTGCAGCTTTTGCAGGATCTGGGGGCCACGGGCTTTACGGCCACGGCATCCATGGCCCTGCTGCTGGCGGAAGAAGTGGAACGCGCCGATCTGCGCGGCAAGATCAAGCTCAAGCGCATGGTCTGCGGTTCAGAAACCCGCAGTGAAAAGATGCGCCTCGCCATTGAAAGCAAGCTCGGCCTTGAGGGCTGTTACGACATCGGCGGTATGACCGAAATGTACGGCCCCGGCACGGCCATCGACTGCGACGCCCACGAAGGCCTGCACTACTGGGCCGACCTCTTCATCATTGAAGTGCTCGACCCCGCCACCATGCAGCCAGTTGCCGAGGGCGAAGTGGGCGAAATGGTCGTGACCAGCCTGTGCAAGGAGGCCGTGCCCCTGCTGCGCTACCGCACTCACGATCTTTCGCGCCTGCTGCCGGGTCAATGCTCGTGCGGCCTTGCCATGCCGCGCCATGACCGCATCCTCGGGCGCTCGGACGACATGATCATTTACCGTGGCGTGAACATCTACCCCGGTCAGCTCATGGAAGTCATCGGCCAGTTTGCGGAACTTGGCGGTGAGTACCAGGTGGAACTCACCCGTGACGATCGCTCCCTCGACCATCTGGCCCTCATTGTGGAACGCGGACAGGGCCAGACCGAAGGCAACGATGCCGCCCTGGCCCATGAGCTTGAAACCCGCCTGCACAAGGCCATCATGGCCCGCGTTTCCGTGAACGTGGCGGACTACGCCAGCCTGCCGCGTACCTTCAGCAAATCCAAACGCGTGGTGGACAAGCGCTAG
- a CDS encoding sirohydrochlorin cobaltochelatase — protein sequence MLRTTPHSILHFFTRTLLPIFLLCAVMGAPVVAPAAESGAESPKAGVLLVAFGTSVPEALASMKAVDAEFKAAFPGQPVVWAYTSQIIRKKIAAEGHPVGGISDGLAQLAKDGVKVVRVQSLHVMAGEEFSALERAVLIDLQKNPGRFDSVFLGRPMLESKKDAQELIQAIREDVKSLRGKDAALVLMGHGQSHGRADLTFEGTRAVFHDVDKRVFMATVEGARSVDDLLAELKAAKVKNVVIEPLMLVAGDHAHNDLAGDEDDSWASKLKAAGFKVETNLKGLGQIAGARAILVRHAREAADDLIKEPRKQ from the coding sequence ATGCTGCGTACTACGCCGCATTCCATTCTGCATTTTTTCACTCGTACTCTTTTGCCCATTTTTTTGTTGTGCGCCGTCATGGGCGCACCTGTGGTTGCCCCTGCCGCTGAATCCGGCGCGGAAAGCCCCAAGGCCGGAGTGCTGCTGGTGGCCTTTGGCACCAGTGTGCCCGAAGCCCTGGCTTCAATGAAGGCCGTGGATGCGGAGTTCAAGGCCGCATTTCCCGGTCAGCCTGTGGTGTGGGCCTATACCTCGCAGATTATCCGCAAAAAAATAGCCGCCGAGGGGCATCCCGTGGGCGGTATCAGCGACGGCCTCGCCCAGCTTGCCAAGGACGGCGTCAAGGTCGTGCGCGTACAGTCGCTGCACGTCATGGCGGGCGAGGAGTTCAGCGCGCTTGAGCGTGCCGTGCTTATCGATCTGCAAAAAAATCCGGGCCGCTTTGACTCAGTGTTTCTTGGCCGCCCCATGCTGGAATCGAAAAAAGACGCGCAGGAACTCATTCAGGCCATCAGGGAAGACGTCAAGTCCCTGCGTGGTAAGGACGCAGCCCTGGTGCTCATGGGGCACGGCCAGAGTCATGGCCGCGCGGATCTGACGTTTGAAGGTACGCGCGCCGTGTTCCACGATGTGGATAAGCGCGTGTTTATGGCAACCGTTGAGGGAGCGCGCAGCGTGGATGACCTGCTGGCGGAACTCAAGGCCGCCAAGGTCAAGAACGTGGTTATCGAGCCGCTCATGCTGGTGGCTGGCGACCATGCGCACAACGATCTGGCCGGGGATGAAGACGATTCCTGGGCCTCGAAGCTCAAGGCCGCAGGTTTCAAGGTGGAGACCAACCTCAAGGGTTTGGGCCAGATTGCCGGTGCGCGCGCCATTCTGGTGCGCCATGCGCGCGAAGCCGCCGATGACCTGATCAAGGAACCCAGGAAGCAGTAG
- a CDS encoding 30S ribosomal protein S1, whose protein sequence is MAGLETGHDNEINFESALENYLNPDFGDLEEGSITKGEIVRVDDDNVLVDVNFKSEGQIPAAEFRDPAGNISVKVGDRVDVYVVRKNENDGTITLSFEKAKRMQVFDQLEDVQENNRVIKGHIVRRIKGGYTVDIGGVEAFLPGSHVDLRPVPDMDALVNQEFEFRVLKINRRRSNVIVSRRVLLEEERDSKRQDLLRTLEENQIVTGKAKNITEYGVFVDLGGLDGLLHITDMSWKRIRHPKEMITIGQELTLKVLSFDRDNNKVSLGLKQLVPDPWQDISARFPEGAKCSGKVTNLVDYGAFVELEPGVEGLVHISEMSWTRKLRHPSQMVHTGDEVEVVILGVDGDKKRISLGMKQVRPNPWELVAEKYPEGTVLEGVIKNITEFGMFIGIEDGIDGLIHVSDISWTKKVRHPNELYKVGDTVQAKVLTVDQENEKFTLGVKQLVDDPWGHVPNTYPVGCTIKGIVTNITDFGLFVEVEEGIEGLVHVSELSSKKVKTPAEIYKEGQEIQAKVIHVSAEERRLGLSIKQIKDEEERRKPKEFHSGSQEAGQSLGDLLKQKFEESENS, encoded by the coding sequence ATGGCAGGTTTGGAAACCGGGCACGACAACGAAATCAATTTCGAAAGCGCCCTTGAAAACTACCTCAATCCCGATTTCGGCGATCTTGAGGAAGGCTCTATCACGAAGGGCGAAATCGTCCGCGTGGATGATGACAATGTGCTTGTTGACGTGAACTTCAAGTCCGAAGGGCAGATTCCCGCGGCAGAATTCCGCGACCCCGCCGGCAACATTTCCGTCAAAGTGGGCGATCGTGTTGACGTTTACGTTGTTCGCAAGAACGAAAACGACGGCACCATCACTCTTTCTTTCGAGAAAGCCAAGCGCATGCAGGTGTTCGACCAGCTCGAAGACGTGCAGGAAAACAACCGGGTCATCAAGGGCCACATTGTCCGCCGCATCAAGGGTGGCTACACCGTGGACATCGGCGGTGTGGAAGCGTTTTTGCCCGGTTCACATGTGGATCTGCGCCCCGTGCCGGATATGGATGCCCTGGTCAACCAGGAATTCGAATTCCGCGTGCTCAAGATCAACCGCCGCCGCAGCAACGTTATCGTTTCTCGCCGCGTGCTGCTTGAAGAGGAGCGCGATTCCAAACGCCAGGATCTGCTGCGCACCCTTGAAGAAAACCAGATCGTTACCGGTAAGGCCAAGAACATCACCGAATACGGCGTGTTTGTTGACCTCGGCGGCCTCGACGGCCTGCTGCACATCACCGACATGAGCTGGAAGCGCATTCGCCATCCCAAGGAAATGATCACCATCGGTCAGGAACTGACCCTGAAGGTGCTTTCCTTTGATCGCGACAACAACAAAGTTTCCCTCGGCCTCAAGCAGCTCGTGCCCGATCCGTGGCAGGACATCTCCGCCCGCTTCCCCGAAGGGGCCAAGTGCAGCGGCAAGGTCACCAACCTGGTTGACTACGGCGCATTTGTGGAACTGGAACCCGGCGTTGAAGGCCTGGTGCACATTTCCGAAATGTCCTGGACCCGCAAGCTGCGTCATCCTTCCCAGATGGTTCACACCGGCGACGAAGTCGAAGTGGTCATCCTGGGCGTGGACGGCGACAAGAAGCGCATCAGCCTCGGCATGAAGCAGGTTCGCCCCAATCCCTGGGAACTGGTTGCTGAAAAGTACCCTGAAGGCACCGTCCTTGAAGGCGTCATCAAGAACATCACCGAATTCGGCATGTTCATTGGCATCGAAGACGGCATCGACGGCCTTATCCACGTTTCCGACATTTCCTGGACCAAGAAAGTGCGTCACCCCAATGAGCTGTACAAGGTGGGCGACACCGTGCAGGCCAAGGTGCTGACCGTGGATCAGGAAAACGAAAAGTTCACCCTCGGCGTGAAGCAGCTGGTGGACGATCCGTGGGGCCATGTGCCCAACACCTACCCCGTGGGCTGCACCATCAAGGGTATTGTGACCAACATCACCGACTTCGGCCTCTTTGTTGAAGTGGAAGAAGGTATCGAAGGCCTGGTGCACGTGTCCGAACTTTCCAGCAAGAAGGTGAAGACCCCCGCCGAGATCTACAAGGAAGGCCAGGAAATCCAGGCCAAGGTTATCCATGTCAGCGCTGAAGAGCGCCGTCTGGGCCTGTCCATCAAGCAGATCAAGGACGAGGAAGAACGCCGCAAGCCCAAGGAATTCCATTCCGGCTCGCAAGAAGCCGGTCAGAGCCTGGGCGACCTGCTCAAGCAGAAGTTTGAAGAAAGCGAAAACAGCTAG
- a CDS encoding DMT family transporter, with protein MSPSILLAILFAAFLHALWNIIVKSGENKLFETGLNAFGACVGALCLLPFLPPLPQAAWPYLGMSCLCHLGYYICISAAYERVDMSFAYTVMRGCAPLLTSLALLAFGVNMSVGAWCGVLTLCAGILCLATDNMRRGYGWSEVFISLRTSCIIMGYTLADGLGARESGNAATYTTWIFLINALPVHVYILWRHGWSYVRYARKRIAVGTFGGLASMGSYGIALWAMTLAPIAVVAALRETSVIFGMLLAMWLLHERFTPLRGFSVLLVVGGAALLKLA; from the coding sequence ATGTCCCCATCAATATTGCTCGCCATCCTCTTTGCCGCATTTCTGCACGCGCTTTGGAATATTATTGTCAAAAGCGGTGAGAACAAGCTGTTTGAAACCGGTTTGAACGCCTTTGGCGCCTGCGTGGGCGCGCTGTGCCTGTTGCCTTTTTTGCCGCCTCTGCCGCAGGCCGCGTGGCCTTATCTTGGCATGTCGTGCCTGTGCCACCTCGGGTATTACATCTGCATTTCTGCCGCGTATGAGCGGGTAGACATGTCTTTTGCCTACACCGTAATGCGCGGATGCGCGCCTTTGCTCACCTCGCTGGCCCTGCTGGCCTTTGGCGTGAACATGTCTGTGGGCGCATGGTGCGGCGTGCTTACGTTGTGCGCGGGGATTCTGTGCCTTGCCACCGATAATATGCGCCGTGGCTATGGGTGGAGCGAAGTTTTTATCTCGTTGCGCACCTCATGCATCATCATGGGGTACACGCTGGCGGACGGTCTTGGTGCGCGCGAAAGCGGCAACGCAGCGACCTACACCACCTGGATTTTTTTGATCAACGCGCTCCCCGTGCATGTTTACATCCTGTGGCGGCATGGCTGGAGCTACGTGCGCTATGCCCGTAAGCGGATTGCTGTAGGTACGTTTGGCGGGTTGGCAAGCATGGGTTCATACGGCATTGCCCTCTGGGCTATGACCCTGGCACCTATCGCTGTTGTGGCGGCCCTGCGCGAGACTTCGGTGATCTTTGGCATGCTGCTGGCCATGTGGCTGCTGCACGAGCGTTTTACGCCCTTGCGCGGATTTTCTGTGCTGTTGGTTGTCGGTGGTGCTGCACTGCTCAAGCTGGCTTGA